The following proteins are encoded in a genomic region of Candidatus Methylospira mobilis:
- the rho gene encoding transcription termination factor Rho, producing the protein MNLTDLKRKPVSELILVAESLEIEGFARTRKQDLIFSILKKQAKGGEDIYGDGVLEILQDGFGFLRCTDSSYLAGPDDIYVSPSQIRRFCLRTGDTISGKIRPPKESERYFAMLKVEQINYEPPENAKHKIVFANLTPLFPKERFVLELGNGSTEDLTSRVIDLIAPIGKGQRGLIVSPPKAGKTMILQNLAHSIAEQNPECYLIVLLIDERPEEVTEMQRSVKGEVVSSTFDEPPARHVQVAEMVIEKAKRLVEHKRDVVILLDSVTRLARAYNTVIPSSGKVLTGGVDANALERPKRFFGAARNIEEGGSLTIIATALVDTGSRMDEVIYEEFKGTGNMELHLDRKIAEKRVYPAININRSGTRREEYLVPQEELQKNWILRKILQPMDEMAASEFLLGKLKETKTNAEFFASMKR; encoded by the coding sequence ATGAATCTAACCGACCTCAAACGCAAACCCGTTTCCGAACTAATATTAGTCGCCGAATCGCTTGAAATTGAAGGCTTTGCCAGAACACGCAAGCAAGATCTGATCTTCTCAATCCTGAAAAAACAGGCCAAAGGCGGGGAGGATATTTACGGAGACGGGGTTCTGGAAATACTGCAGGACGGCTTCGGTTTCTTGCGCTGTACCGATAGTTCGTATCTGGCCGGCCCCGACGACATTTACGTTTCTCCAAGCCAGATACGCCGCTTTTGCCTGAGAACCGGCGATACCATTTCCGGAAAAATCAGACCCCCCAAGGAAAGCGAACGCTATTTCGCAATGCTCAAGGTCGAGCAAATCAATTATGAACCGCCTGAAAACGCCAAGCACAAAATTGTATTCGCCAACCTGACGCCGCTGTTTCCAAAAGAGCGCTTCGTGCTGGAGCTGGGAAATGGCAGCACGGAAGACTTGACCTCGCGGGTAATCGACCTGATCGCGCCGATCGGCAAGGGTCAACGCGGCCTGATTGTGTCGCCGCCCAAGGCGGGTAAAACCATGATCCTGCAAAACCTGGCCCACTCGATCGCGGAACAGAACCCCGAATGCTATCTGATCGTATTGCTTATAGACGAACGCCCTGAAGAAGTCACCGAAATGCAGCGCAGCGTAAAAGGCGAAGTGGTTTCGTCCACCTTTGACGAACCGCCGGCGCGCCATGTTCAGGTCGCCGAAATGGTGATAGAAAAGGCCAAGCGTCTGGTTGAACACAAGCGCGATGTAGTGATCCTGCTCGACTCCGTTACCCGTCTGGCGCGTGCCTACAACACCGTGATTCCGTCGTCTGGCAAGGTATTGACCGGCGGCGTCGACGCCAACGCGCTGGAACGCCCCAAGCGCTTTTTCGGCGCGGCGCGCAATATCGAGGAAGGCGGCAGCCTGACCATCATCGCCACCGCGCTGGTCGACACCGGTTCACGCATGGATGAAGTGATTTACGAAGAATTCAAGGGCACCGGCAACATGGAACTGCACCTGGACAGAAAAATCGCCGAAAAACGCGTGTATCCGGCCATCAATATCAACCGCTCGGGAACCCGGCGCGAAGAATACCTGGTGCCGCAGGAAGAGCTGCAGAAGAACTGGATATTGCGCAAGATTCTGCAACCGATGGACGAAATGGCGGCAAGCGAGTTCCTGCTGGGAAAACTCAAGGAAACCAAAACCAACGCGGAATTTTTCGCTTCGATGAAGCGCTGA
- a CDS encoding PepSY-like domain-containing protein, with protein sequence MKRILIIGISFLGALIVSGSVMADKDITEQQVPPAVLRTFKSVYPNVSGVEYEEKVKNGQTVYKFEFKDNGLEHEVVYSADGKVVKAKLEH encoded by the coding sequence GTGAAACGTATTTTAATAATCGGAATCTCTTTTTTGGGGGCGTTGATAGTGTCCGGCAGCGTGATGGCCGACAAGGATATCACCGAGCAGCAAGTCCCTCCCGCGGTGCTGAGGACATTTAAATCGGTTTATCCGAATGTGTCGGGTGTGGAGTATGAGGAAAAAGTAAAAAACGGGCAGACGGTTTACAAATTCGAGTTCAAGGATAACGGTCTTGAGCATGAGGTCGTATACAGTGCCGATGGCAAGGTTGTGAAGGCGAAACTGGAGCACTAA